From the Dryobates pubescens isolate bDryPub1 chromosome 29, bDryPub1.pri, whole genome shotgun sequence genome, one window contains:
- the SEC16A gene encoding protein transport protein Sec16A isoform X4: protein MQQPPQAVPAGAAAPPPAGVARNMYWRNSSLGKRANAAAAAPVQPVTDPFAFGRQTPQGPPLDNPSKGNALLMQSPPPAMFPQSSPSCAADNPHGLHPYLSAPLSQPGTNSSTFSNVPVPSPSPGYVINSTAEVHPNADPGLLGHYNTGAAAENSFSVHPGMVPASNKPGGRQDINRDPNDVPPGPNAAALFPPPPQQPVSQWRPVQGNLQSPVRNFVPYPEPSSQIDVHNISQSSVSASHPPPQMNLQQGPVHQGIPQNTMQAPLPGCEKNGKSGSVNSSHHMNSVQPGSVFRQSTGMPTTWPSQPYQEQFYPQPPLQDPSFVIPAPQENKPQTQPPDVSETSNRPYPTDSGTLSMFFKGDEAENEEILSSDKDYMVEKAELDASQPNSASLYGQTAHPQRVATNVLSQGQLGAGSGSEMGQKGMDVQYFPKLVSQQEMQASKHSLFSSDDKARASDLSGNGGSQYENVENLECIQNQEVLPSEPQNISASSPAAGPDLYRYGSFPGQMLPKNAVVSHAEGGPNLEAPDPLPHPVRPDSVSSNYSNLSHRSASSSARPQEQVGTFIQQESGKPDEESSASFFKQIDSSPLGGDSSELNLSKNYHANLSQPPTPSPPKPTGVFQTSANSSFEPVRSHGVGIKPAEIDQAKMVVELRENHSNQKNIKKNTAVLAASPGNLEQPPDNLETIFMPQVHPLPLAATGEAGNVLHSGPVVENIQSVSERRSSTRAQGAVKKCDSPATTLWAHNELPNFGGNVLLAPAAPAVYVPAKQTVEVIQPPEEGLSNQQPSKPGTIAVHLSQVGNISSENLENPPKMGEEEALQSQASSGYASLLSSPPTESLQNQPILIAQPNQSYNLAQPINFSLSLSNQLSSNENNQPVKDSGVGDKPATGPQASHAGGIVSGENMPLPVMQVGSLLVNALPNTNLLKNNLLQSPVNSSDPASNQPANLLMKTPLSLAAEGQKNVHVEGFVPEFAGKPGSNSSVSSGTNLPSGSALVPPGNSVVQAANSAHHPNSNEEAAGALDFTLSRTLEKNSASNSVQVHNQSLAGGPVYPQQPAGSAGQVGPEMHDQQHFYQQVTKDVQHQAVSDRAVPGALPSQPQMQAAQIQQPTSGQSSVPSKNQTKALPASQQHENQVLSNHPQAASPQEASSAQPAARYDETSPDKQPAPGQPAGAPASTAPSTTTGQAAMPSVQQDLRRPSLPQTPQEAFGPPQNPYGYYRDPYDAYQPPYPPPYPADPRAAALYYMDSYGQYDPRYRHYDSTNAAYMEPGSYRYPEPERPSSRASHCSDRPSSRQGYPDEYYGKSGWSDYYPGYYPNSYDYGDPRHWERYSAYDPRYRDPRYQSYWYDAEHNPYQKREAYPYGNRHDRYEDNWRYDPRFAGSFDDESEPHRDPYGDEFDRRSVHSEHSGHSLRSSRSIHSRQSSFSSRSQQAVSLHGDYPYGGYAPNFDGQQPYADYGYPTETGWSAVEQAPLRPSTPEKYSVPHICARFGPGGFLIKVLPNLPSEGQPALVEIHSMETMLQHSPEQEEMRAFPGPLAKDDTHKVDVINFAQNKATQCFKNENLIDKESASLLWDFIVLLCRQNGTVVGTDLAELLLRDHKTVWLPGKSPNEANLIDFTNEALEQVEEESGEAQLSFLTDSLITTIDSLEKETERFRELLLYGRKKDALESAMKHGLWGHALLLASKMDSRTHARVMTRFANSLPINDPLQTVYQLMSGRMPAASTCCGDEKWGDWRPHLAMVLSNLTNNVDLESRTIATMGDTLASKGLLDAAHFCYLMAQVGFGVYTRKTTKLVLIGSNHSLPFFKFATNEAIQRTEAYEYAQSLGTQPGCLPNFQVFKFIYACRLAEMGLAAQAFHYCEVISRTVLKDPHYYSPVLIGQLIQMSSQLRLFDPQIKEKPEQESLIEPSWLVRLRHVDGQIKEGTIAYNTDRSTPTPYACSTPSSELDHGSQCDGAGAGRDMAPGAENALLASILPSMAQQMQGVQLMPSVSQAVLDGSAAMIPPGDQEAVRSVPFYPVAPQPIGPGPGFTPPGFSNTYGAEPPPLYLGSALPPGGPPQETEPRSEDQPNMETGMQRMALESPSQGSFPEQREEDFYGRMASMAPGRRSRSASQSSAPMGYGQRSRTTSESSAHSVGRERSNSAAKQPSPPPSVPAGKENKKEAKKEAAPRKTGANWLRWLMGKKNEAHLPDDKNKSIVWDEQKQRWVNLDEPEEESKPPPPPPTGFPKVPQTAPPGPGGGPGGGPGGPPGAPVNIFSRRAAGSRARYVDVLNPGGTKSSGALPAPTDLFAPLAPMPVPANVFVPNSVPGESQPLEGSGAAEHTPAANQPNTDPAAAVEPEYLNPAILPPGSGLPVANPDGSQSGELSRSSSMSSLSREVSQHFNQPAAVPPSGGPAAGAVPFYNPSQFAQSPAVTGSSRLGRIGQRKYPTLK from the exons atgcagcagcctccacaggCTGTTCCCGcgggagcagcagccccaccTCCTGCCGGCGTTGCTCGGAACATGTACTGGAGGAACAGCTCGCTGGGCAAGCGAGCAAAcgcagcagcggcagccccgGTGCAGCCTGTCACAGACCCTTTTGCCTTCGGCAGACAAACCCCCCAGGGTCCCCCTTTAGATAATCCATCCAAGGGCAATGCACTGCTGATGCAaagccctcccccagccatgTTTCCACAGAGTTCACCATCCTGTGCAGCAGACAATCCTCATGGACTGCATCCGTATCTATCAGCTCCTCTATCTCAGCCAGGAACGAACAGCAGTACCTTTTCTAACGTTCCGGTTCCCTCGCCGTCCCCTGGGTATGTTATCAATAGTACTGCAGAAGTGCATCCAAATGCAGATCCTGGACTACTTGGGCATTATAatacaggagcagcagctgaaaattCTTTCAGTGTGCATCCTGGAATGGTGCCTGCATCAAACAAACCTGGAGGTAGGCAAGACATTAATAGAGATCCAAATGACGTTCCTCCAGGACCCAATGCAGCAGCACTCTTCCCTCcacctcctcagcagcctgtgtCTCAGTGGAGGCCTGTTCAAGGCAACCTGCAGTCTCCAGTCCGGAATTTTGTGCCCTATCCTGAGCCTTCTTCTCAGATTGATGTTCATAACATTTCTCAGTCTTCTGTTAGTGCTTCTCATCCTCCTCCACAGATGAATTTGCAGCAAGGCCCTGTACACCAAGGTATTCCACAGAACACCATGCAAGCGCCTTTACCTGGTTGTGAAAAGAACGGGAAAAGTGGCTCTGTGAACAGCAGTCACCACATGAACAGTGTCCAGCCTGGCAGTGTGTTTAGGCAGAGCACAGGAATGCCCACCACGTGGCCAAGTCAACCATACCAGGAGCAGTTCTACCCACAGCCACCTCTCCAAGACCCCAGTTTTGTCATTCCTGCACCTCAGGAGAACAAGCCCCAAACCCAGCCTCCAGATGTGTCTGAAACATCAAACAGACCTTATCCCACAGATTCAGGAACTCTCTCCATGTTTTTCAAAGGGGATGAGGCGGAAAATGAAGAAATCCTTTCATCTGACAAAGATTACATGGTGGAGAAAGCCGAGCTTGATGCTTCTCAGCCCAATTCAGCATCCTTGTACGGTCAGACAGCGCATCCCCAGCGGGTAGCGACCAACGTGCTCTCTCAAGGGCAGCTGGGTGCAGGTTCAGGCAGTGAGATGGGACAAAAAGGAATGGATGTCCAGTACTTCCCCAAACTTGTAAGCCAGCAGGAGATGCAGGCTTCTAAGCACTCTCTGTTTAGTAGTGATGACAAGGCACGTGCAAGTGACCTGTCTGGGAACGGAGGGTCGCAGTATGAAAACGTGGAGAACCTGGAGTGCATTCAGAATCAGGAGGTGTTGCCAAGTGAACCACAGAACATCAGTGCTtcatcccctgctgcaggccctgATCTGTATCGATACGGATCCTTTCCAGGTCAGATGCTTCCAAAGAATGCTGTTGTGAGCcatgctgaaggaggaccaaaTCTGGAGGCACCTGATCCATTACCTCATCCTGTCCGACCAGACAGTGTATCTTCAAACTATAGCAACCTTAGCCATAGGAGTGCTTCTAGCTCAGCAAGACCTCAAGAGCAGGTTGGTACCTTTATTCAGCAAGAAAGTGGGAAGCCTGATGAGGAATCTTCTGCCAGCTTCTTCAAACAGATTGACTCCTCTCCTTTGGGAGGTGACTCAAGTGAGCTAAACCTGAGCAAGAACTACCATGCTAATCTCTCCCAGCCTCCCACTCCAAGTCCTCCTAAGCCTACAGGAGTGTTCCAGACAAGTGCAAATAGTTCTTTTGAACCTGTGAGGTCCCATGGAGTTGGTATAAAACCTGCAGAGATTGACCAAGCAAAGATGGTGGTTGAATTAAGAGAGAACCACTCAAACCAAAAGAATATCAAGAAGAatacagctgtgctggctgcctccCCAGGTAATCTTGAACAGCCACCAGATAATCTGGAAACTATTTTCATGCCTCAGGTACACCCACTGCCTCTTGCAGCCACTGGGGAAGCTGGAAATGTGTTGCACTCTGGACCTGTTGTGGAAAACATACAATCAGTATCTGAGAGAAGGTCCTCAACAAGAGCTCAGGGAGCAGTTAAGAAGTGTGACAGCCCAGCAACAACTTTGTGGGCTCATAATGAGTTACCTAATTTTGGGGGAAATGTTCTTctagctcctgctgctcctgcagtgtaTGTACCTGCCAAACAGACTGTAGAAGTCATTCAGCCACCAGAGGAAGGCCTGTCTAATCAGCAGCCAAGTAAACCAGGGACTATTGCTGTGCACCTTTCCCAGGTTGGAAATATATCTTCTGAAAATCTTGAGAATCCTCCCAaaatgggagaagaggaggccctcCAGTCTCAGGCAAGTTCTGGTTATGCAAGTTTGTTGTCTTCTCCACCTACAGAGTCTTTGCAAAATCAGCCTATCCTGATTGCTCAGCCTAATCAAAGCTATAACTTGGCTCAGCCAAttaatttttccctttctctatCTAATCAGCTAAGCAGCAATGAAAACAATCAGCCCGTGAAGGACTCTGGGGTTGGGGACAAGCCTGCAACGGGTCCCCAGGCTTCACACGCCGGTGGGATTGTTTCTGGGGAGAACATGCCATTACCTGTGATGCAAGTTGGATCTCTGTTAGTCAATGCACTTCCAAACACTAAtctgttaaaaaataatttgttaCAAAGCCCTGTTAATTCCTCTGATCCTGCCTCTAATCAGCCTGCAAACCTGCTTATGAAAACTCCGCTTAGTTTGGCTGCAGAAGGGCAAAAGAATGTTCATGTGGAAGGTTTTGTTCCTGAATTTGCTGGCAAGCCAGGGTCTAACTCATCTGTTTCTTCTGGGACCAATCTCCCCAGTGGAAGTGCACTGGTCCCCCCTGGTAACTCTGTAGTGCAGGCTGCTAATTCTGCACACCATCCAAATAGCAAcgaggaagctgctggagcgCTTGATTTCACACTCTCACGGACGTTGGAGAAAAACAGTGCAAGTAATTCTGTCCAGGTGCATAACCAGTCACTTGCTGGAGGTCCAGTGTATCCTCAACAGCCTGCTGGTAGTGCTGGTCAGGTGGGTCCCGAGATGCATGACCAACAACATTTCTATCAACAGGTGACAAAAGATGTACAGCACCAGGCTGTGTCAGACAGAGCTGTACCGGGAGCGTTGCCATCCCAACCACAAATGCAAGCAGCTCAAATTCAGCAGCCAACATCTGGGCAGTCCTCAGTTCCttcaaaaaaccaaactaaagccctgccagcatcccagcagcatgaGAACCAGGTGCTGAGTAACCATCCTCAAGCTGCTAGTCCCCAGGAggccagctcagcacagcccgcAGCAAGGTACGATGAGACGAGTCCTGATAAGCAGCCGgcacctgggcagccagcaggtgCTCCAGCTTCCACAGCCCCTTCTACCACCACTGGTCAGGCAGCCATGCCAAGTGTGCAGCAAGACCTGCGGCGTCCATCCCTGCCTCAGACTCCTCAGGAAGCCTTTGGGCCGCCCCAGAACCCTTATGGCTACTACAGAGATCCGTATGATGCTTACCAGCCTCCGTACCCACCGCCTTACCCTGCagaccccagagcagcagctctttatTACATg GATAGCTATGGACAGTATGACCCACGGTACAGACACTATGACAGCACCAACGCTGCCTACATGGAGCCTGGGAGCTATCGGTATCCTGAGCCTGAGCGGCCTAGCTCCAGAGCCAGCCACTGCTCTGACAGGCCCTCTTCTAG GCAAGGATATCCTGATGAATATTATGGAAAAAGTGGATGGAGTGATTATTATCCAGGCTATTACCCAAACTCATATGATTATGGAG ACCCAAGGCACTGGGAGCGTTACTCAGCATATGACCCCAGGTACAGAGATCCTAGGTATCAGAGCTACTGGTATGATGCTGAACACAACCCTTACCAGAAGAGAGAAGCATATCCATATGGCAACAG GCATGACCGATATGAAGATAACTGGAGATACGATCCTCGTTTTGCTGGGAGCTTTGATGATGAGTCTGAGCCCCACAGGGATCCTTATGGAGATGAGTTTGACAGGCGCAGTGTCCACAGCGAGCATTCCGGTCACAGCCTCCGTAGCTCCCGCAGCATTCACAGTCgccagagcagcttcagctctCGCTCTCAGCAG GCAGTGTCGCTCCACGGGGATTATCCATATGGAGGATATGCTCCTAACTTTGATGGACAGCAGCCTTATGCAGATTATGGCTACCCGACTGAAACTGGATGGTCAGCTGTAGAGCAAG CACCTCTAAGGCCCTCAACGCCTGAGAAATATTCAGTGCCTCATATCTGTGCCAGGTTTGGTCCTGGGGGCTTCTTAATTAAAGTGCTACCAAACCTGCCTTCAGAAGGACAGCCAGCTCTGGTTGAAATACACAGTATGGAG ACTATGTTACAACACTCTCCAGAGCAAGAAGAGATGAGAGCATTTCCTGGTCCTCTTGCCAA ggaTGACACCCATAAAGTGGATGTTATTAATTTTGCACAAAACAAAGCTACACAGTGCTTTAAGAATGAAAATCTGATTGACAAAGAATCTGCAAGTCTGCTTTGGGACTTTATTGTCTTGCTGTGCAGGCAGAATGGG ACTGTTGTGGGAACAGACCTGGCTGAACTTTTGCTCCGAGATCATAAAACAGTGTGGCTTCCTGGGAAGTCTCCTAACGAGGCAAATTTGATTGATTTCACTAATGAGGCTTTGGAACAAGTTGAAGAGGAATCTGGTGAAGCCCAGCTCTCCTTTCTCACTGACAGTCTTATAACCACAATtgacagcctggagaaagagacagagagattcagggagctgctgctttatgGACGCAAGAAG GATGCCTTGGAGTCTGCCATGAAGCATGGTTTGTGGGGTCACgctctgctgcttgccagcaAAATGGACAGCAGAACACATGCAAGAGTTATGACCAG ATTTGCCAACAGTCTCCCAATTAATGACCCTCTGCAGACTGTTTACCAGCTCATGTCTGGAAGGATGCCAGCTGCATCCACG TGCTGTGGAGATGAGAAATGGGGAGACTGGAGGCCTCATCTAGCAATGGTGTTATCCAACTTGACCAATAATGTGGACTTGGAATCCAGGACCATTGCTACCATGGGAGACACTCTTG CTTCTAAAGGCCTGCTGGATGCTGCTCATTTCTGTTACCTTATGGCCCAAGTTGGTTTTGGAGTGTACACAAGGAAGACAACAAAGCTTGTCCTAATTGGATCAAATCACAG CTTGCCATTTTTCAAGTTTGCCACCAATGAAGCCATCCAGAGAACAGAAGCCTATGAATATGCCCAGTCACTGGGaactcagcctggctgcttgcccAATTTCCAG GTTTTCAAGTTCATCTATGCTTGCCGGCTGGCTGAAATGGGACTTGCTGCTCAGGCTTTCCATTACTGTGAGGTGATTTCCAGAACTGTCCTGAAAGACCCACATTACTATTCACCTGTGCTTATAGGCCAGCTAATCCAG ATGTCATCCCAGCTGCGCCTCTTTGACCCGCAGATAAAAGAGAAACCAGAGCAGGAATCTCTGATTGAGCCTTCGTGGTTAGTGAGGCTTCGCCATGTGGATGGACAGATCAAG GAGGGTACAATAGCTTATAACACAGACAGATCCACCCCAACACCATATGCATGTAGTACACCAAGCTCTGAACTGGACCATGGCAGCCAATGTGACGGAGCGGGAGCTGGTCGTGACATGGCTCCAGGTGCTGAAAATGCATTGCTAGCATCCATATTGCCCAGCATGGCTCAACAGATGCAAGGTGTGCAGCTGATGCCTTCAG tatcTCAGGCTGTCCTTGATGGATCAGCTGCTATGATTCCTCCTGGTGACCAGGAAGCTGTCCGAAGTGTCCCTTTCTACCCTGTGGCTCCTCAACCTATCGGTCCAGGACCTGGCTTTACACCTCCAGGATTTTCAAATACCTATGGTGCTGAACCACCACCACTGTATTTAGGATCAGCACTGCCACCAGGAGGGCCACCACAAGAAACTGAGCCACGGTCAGAAGATCAGCCAAACATGGAAACAG GAATGCAGAGGATGGccctggagtctccatcacaaGGCTCTTTCCCTGAGCAGCGAGAGGAGGATTTCTATGGCAGGATGGCTAGCATG GCACCAGGACGAAGATCCAGATCTGCATCTCAGTCTTCAGCACCTATG GGCTATGGGCAAAGGTCCAGGACAACTTCAGAGTCCTCTGCTCATTCTGTGGGACGGGAGAGATCCAactctgcagcaaagcagccctctcctcctccctctgttcctgcagggaaagagaataaaaaagaaGCTAAAAAGGAAGCAGCACCTAGGAAG ACTGGTGCAAACTGGCTTCGCTGGTTGATGGGGAAGAAGAATGAAGCTCACCTTCCAGATGACAAGAACAAATCA ATTGTTTGGGATGAACAGAAGCAACGCTGGGTTAACCTGGATGAACCAGAAGAAGAG AGTaagcctccaccaccacctccaacaGGATTTCCCAAAGTTCCTCAGACTGCTCCACCTGGACCTGGAGGTGGACCTGGAGGTGGACCAGGAGGCCCACCTGGTGCCCCTGTCAACATCTTCTCTAGAAGAGCAG ctggaagcagagccCGTTACGTGGATGTCCTGAATCCAGGTGGAACCAAGTCAAGTGGTGCTCTCCCTGCACCGACAGACCTGTTTGCCCCCTTGGCACCAATGCCAGTTCCTGCAAATGTGTTTGTTCCAAACTCAG TTCCAGGGGAATCCCAGCCACTGGAAGGCAGTGGTGCAGCAGAGCACACACCAGCTGCAAATCAACCCAACacagaccctgctgcagctgttgaaCCAGAG tattTAAACCCTGCAATCCTTCCTCCTGGATCTGGCCTTCCCGTGGCTAACCCCGATGGCTCCCAGTCAGGCGAG CTTTCGCGCTCTAGTTCAATGAGTTCATTATCACGTGAAGTCAGCCAGCATTTTAATCAG